A genomic stretch from Melospiza georgiana isolate bMelGeo1 chromosome 29, bMelGeo1.pri, whole genome shotgun sequence includes:
- the LOC131094389 gene encoding olfactory receptor 14J1-like, which yields MSNSSSISHFLLLALADTRQLQLLHFCLLLGIFLAALLGNSLIISAVACGHHLHTPMFFFLLNLALTDLGSICTTVPKAMHNSLWDTRDISYSGCAAQLFFFLFFISTEYFLLTIMSYDRYVSICKPLHYGTLLDSRASAHMAAAAWASAFLYSLLHTANTFSLPLCHGNALGQFFCEIPQILKLACSKSYLRELGLLAVSVCLVFGCFVFIVVTYVQIFRAVLRIPSEQGRHKAFSTCLPHLAVVSLFVSTSAFVYLKPPSISSPPLDLALSVLYSVVPPALNALIYSLRNQELKAAVWTLMTECFQEH from the coding sequence atgtccaacagcagctccatcagtcatttcctcctgctggcattggcagacacgcggcagctgcagctcctgcacttctgcctcttgctgggcatcttcctggctgccctcctgggcaacagcctcatcatcagcgccgtagcctgcggccaccacctgcacacgcccatgttcttcttcctgctcaacctggccctcactgacctgggctccatctgcaccactgtccccaaagccatgcacaattccctctgggacaccagggacatctcctactctggatgtgctgcacagctctttttctttctgttcttcatctCAACAGAGTATttcctcctgaccatcatgtcctacgaccgctacgtgtccatctgcaaacccctgcactatgGGACCCTCCTGGACAGCAGAGCTtctgcccacatggcagcagctgcctgggccagtgcctttctctattcactgctgcacacagccaatacattttccctgcccctgtgccatggcaatgccctgggccagttcttctgtgaaatcccacagatcctcaagctcgcctgctccaaatcctaccTCAGGGAACTTGGGCTTCTTGCTGTTAGTGTGTGTTTGgtatttggttgttttgtgttcattgttgtTACCTATGTACAGattttcagggctgtgctgaggatcccctctgagcagggacggcacaaagccttttccacctgcctccctcacttGGCGGTAGTTTCCCTGTTTGTCAGCACTTCTGCATTTGTttacctgaagcccccctccatctcctccccacccctggatctggccctgtcagttctgtactcggtggtgcctccagccctgaacgCTCTtatctacagcctgaggaatcaggagctcaaggctgcagtgtggacaCTGATGACTGAAtgctttcaggaacattaa